From one Planctomycetota bacterium genomic stretch:
- a CDS encoding ROK family protein, protein MTDLYLGIDLGGTNVKIGVCTAQGETRGSVSIPTEAAKGPQDTIARMAAAAQKLMEKTGRARACGSGVPGPLDLERRTLFRATNMPGWINVPYPSLLGERLGMPTFMENDANCAAWGEYIAGAGRGTRSLVLYTLGTGVGGGIVIHGELWVGASGAAGELGHMTIDPNGPECGCGQKGCLEQYASATAVARRWGKGSAKECFDAARKGDPEALAVVEWASEALSMGLANMIHVLHPDIIVLAGGMAQAGDLLVRRVREGVRRRVFPVFVEKIRIESSKVSGDDAGWLGAALWAARKLEDKGIREPTSGSCR, encoded by the coding sequence ATGACCGACCTTTACCTCGGCATCGATCTCGGCGGCACGAACGTCAAGATCGGAGTCTGCACCGCCCAGGGGGAGACCCGCGGCAGCGTCTCGATCCCCACGGAGGCGGCGAAGGGCCCCCAGGACACGATCGCGCGGATGGCGGCGGCCGCCCAAAAGCTCATGGAAAAGACCGGCCGCGCGCGCGCGTGCGGCTCCGGCGTCCCCGGACCGCTCGACCTCGAACGCCGCACGCTCTTCCGCGCCACCAACATGCCGGGATGGATCAACGTCCCCTATCCGAGCCTTCTGGGCGAGCGTCTGGGCATGCCGACCTTCATGGAAAACGACGCCAACTGCGCCGCCTGGGGCGAATACATCGCCGGCGCCGGACGCGGCACGCGGAGCCTGGTGCTTTACACCCTGGGCACGGGCGTCGGAGGCGGAATCGTCATCCACGGCGAGCTCTGGGTGGGCGCCAGCGGCGCGGCGGGCGAGCTCGGCCACATGACGATCGACCCCAACGGCCCGGAATGCGGCTGCGGCCAGAAGGGATGTCTCGAGCAGTACGCCTCCGCCACGGCGGTCGCGCGCCGTTGGGGCAAAGGAAGCGCTAAGGAATGCTTCGACGCGGCCCGGAAAGGCGATCCCGAGGCGCTCGCCGTCGTGGAATGGGCTTCCGAAGCCCTCTCGATGGGCTTGGCCAACATGATTCACGTCCTTCACCCGGACATCATCGTCCTGGCGGGAGGCATGGCGCAGGCGGGCGACCTCCTCGTCCGCCGCGTCCGCGAAGGCGTCCGCCGCCGGGTCTTCCCCGTTTTCGTGGAGAAGATCCGGATCGAATCCTCCAAAGTCTCCGGCGACGACGCCGGGTGGCTGGGCGCCGCCCTGTGGGCCGCCCGCAAGCTCGAAGACAAAGGCATCCGCGAACCCACTTCCGGATCGTGCCGATAG
- the lepA gene encoding translation elongation factor 4 encodes MVDIEKIRNFCIVAHIDHGKSTLADRILELTGTVSSRELREQFLDSNALERERGITIKAKAVAMDWKGYRLNLIDTPGHVDFSYEVSRSLAACEGAILLVDATQGVQAQTVANALLALEGGLEILPAVNKIDMQTAQVEETLLEMENTLGIKPHEVFKVSGKLGTGVEELLEAVLTLVPPPKGDPAAPLRALIFDSQFNEYRGVVAYVRLIDGTLRRGDRIKFLGTGKEYEVEYVGLFKPHMVEVPMLSAGQVGYLMANIKTLQDVRVGDTIVSSARPDVPPLPGYKEPLPVVFCGFYPTGGTDYEDLKRALERLSLNDSSFKWQAETSEALGFGFRCGFLGLLHMEIVQERLEREMGVELIQTAPNVTYEIVAQTHEGPKVLRVDNPAKLPDEGLIREWREPMVRARLVIPAESIGAIMQLCQDRRGTYERTEYISRNRVILTYKMPFAEIVYDFYDKLKSLTRGYGTLDYTFLGYEPANLCRLRILVAGQEVDALSVIVHRDTAEQKGRKILKILRKEIPRHLFEIALQAAIGGKIIAREDIGAVGKNVLAKCYGGDITRKRKLLEKQKEGKRRMKSVGNVEIPQTAFMAVLRSAEDES; translated from the coding sequence ATGGTGGACATCGAAAAAATCCGCAATTTCTGCATCGTCGCCCACATCGACCACGGGAAATCGACGCTCGCGGACCGCATCCTCGAGCTTACGGGGACCGTCTCGTCCCGCGAGCTGCGCGAGCAGTTCCTCGACTCCAACGCTCTGGAGCGCGAGCGGGGAATCACGATCAAGGCCAAAGCGGTGGCGATGGACTGGAAAGGATACCGCCTGAATCTCATCGACACCCCCGGGCACGTGGACTTCAGCTACGAAGTGTCCCGTTCCCTGGCGGCCTGCGAGGGGGCGATCCTGCTCGTCGACGCCACCCAGGGGGTGCAGGCCCAGACCGTGGCCAACGCCCTTCTGGCGCTCGAAGGCGGTCTGGAGATCCTGCCGGCCGTCAACAAGATCGACATGCAGACCGCCCAGGTGGAGGAAACCCTCCTCGAAATGGAGAACACGCTGGGCATCAAGCCCCACGAGGTGTTCAAGGTCAGCGGCAAGCTCGGCACCGGCGTGGAAGAACTGCTCGAAGCGGTCCTGACGCTCGTCCCGCCGCCCAAGGGAGACCCGGCGGCCCCCCTGCGGGCGCTCATCTTCGACTCCCAGTTCAACGAGTACCGCGGCGTCGTGGCCTACGTGCGCCTCATCGACGGAACGCTCCGCCGCGGAGACCGGATCAAGTTCCTGGGCACCGGCAAGGAATACGAGGTCGAGTACGTCGGCCTCTTCAAGCCGCACATGGTGGAAGTGCCGATGCTCTCCGCCGGCCAGGTCGGATACCTCATGGCCAACATCAAGACGCTCCAGGACGTCCGCGTGGGGGACACGATCGTCTCCTCGGCGCGGCCGGACGTCCCGCCGCTTCCGGGTTACAAGGAACCCCTGCCGGTGGTCTTCTGCGGCTTCTACCCGACGGGCGGCACGGACTACGAGGACCTCAAGCGCGCTCTGGAGCGGCTGTCGCTGAACGACTCGAGCTTCAAGTGGCAGGCCGAAACGAGCGAGGCCCTGGGGTTCGGATTTCGTTGCGGCTTCCTGGGGCTCCTGCACATGGAAATCGTCCAGGAGCGCCTCGAACGCGAGATGGGGGTGGAGCTGATCCAGACCGCCCCCAACGTCACCTACGAGATCGTGGCCCAGACTCACGAGGGCCCCAAGGTCCTGCGCGTGGACAACCCCGCCAAGCTCCCCGACGAGGGCCTCATCCGCGAATGGCGCGAACCCATGGTCCGCGCCCGCCTGGTCATCCCCGCCGAATCGATCGGCGCGATCATGCAGCTCTGCCAGGACCGCCGCGGAACCTACGAGCGCACCGAATACATCTCCCGCAACCGGGTGATCCTGACCTACAAGATGCCCTTCGCCGAAATCGTCTACGACTTCTACGACAAGCTCAAGTCCCTCACGCGGGGATACGGAACCCTCGACTACACGTTCCTGGGCTACGAGCCGGCGAACCTCTGCCGCCTGCGGATCCTGGTGGCCGGGCAGGAAGTGGACGCCCTTTCCGTGATCGTCCACCGGGACACCGCGGAGCAGAAGGGCCGCAAGATTCTCAAGATCCTCCGCAAGGAGATCCCGCGCCACCTCTTCGAAATCGCGCTTCAGGCCGCCATCGGCGGCAAAATCATCGCGCGCGAGGACATCGGCGCGGTGGGCAAGAACGTCCTGGCCAAGTGCTACGGCGGCGACATCACCCGCAAACGCAAGCTCCTGGAAAAGCAGAAGGAAGGAAAGCGCCGCATGAAGTCGGTCGGGAACGTCGAGATCCCGCAGACCGCCTTCATGGCCGTCCTGCGGTCCGCGGAGGATGAAAGCTGA
- the lepB gene encoding signal peptidase I, giving the protein MTEATAAPAKTAGRADLLRAHPRAAGAAAFLLFQAAPLTAFVASRSEPAAVWRGVALAFMVAAAVPAAALARRAPWAPRAVLALAWTQIVAVLLHGMSAGFASPHFVFGGILAGVLVALNALAPRPEASRSAPPAAERPSEAVGLWLKENVEAVVVAFIMALVIRCFCIEVFKIPSSSMEPTLLGDYTEEHQRASACPYRDAHRHSRGGDRIMVTKYYYAASAVERYDVVVFRFPLNQSRNFIKRVVGLPNEELKIHRGNLYVRPLGSSEPFRIAPRTLRTQESVWIPLTPPRGFLADRASFEGRWRRAPSGGSHADFDVQQGELTTHESPSGGRDIAFVCERPGGETDADDLHLEFEFELTSPRGEVFAEIVNAYGRFEVVLATDAESELRWYEPGSETRRPSSARILRDARPSLDRRMHLALSVYDGRAVARVDGGKAEELEFITTLDALKLNPDPDRRAAFGARGATFRARSLRLARDIHYEGKQDRAHGLGEDETVRIPPGHYVMMGDNVGSSHDSRAWVRKRFALADGRVVECEGQEEDNFKAMTKEAVMARYGLKRLPDKIVAADTYGVPWALYDEDPGDLRPGLPAGVLRERLPEEPFRTIPEKFVVGKALWIWWPPGRWFRLIR; this is encoded by the coding sequence ATGACGGAAGCGACCGCCGCCCCCGCGAAGACCGCCGGCCGGGCGGACCTCCTGCGCGCGCATCCCCGCGCCGCCGGAGCGGCCGCCTTCCTTCTCTTTCAGGCCGCGCCCCTGACGGCGTTCGTGGCCTCCCGGTCCGAACCCGCGGCCGTCTGGCGCGGGGTCGCCCTGGCCTTCATGGTCGCCGCGGCCGTTCCGGCGGCCGCCCTGGCGCGGCGCGCCCCCTGGGCCCCCCGGGCGGTCCTCGCCCTGGCCTGGACCCAGATCGTCGCCGTCCTCCTTCACGGCATGTCCGCCGGCTTCGCCTCGCCCCATTTCGTGTTCGGCGGAATCCTCGCGGGAGTCCTCGTGGCCCTCAACGCGCTCGCCCCGCGCCCGGAGGCGTCCCGCTCCGCCCCCCCCGCCGCCGAACGCCCCTCCGAGGCCGTCGGACTCTGGCTCAAGGAGAACGTGGAGGCGGTCGTCGTGGCGTTCATCATGGCGCTCGTCATCCGCTGCTTCTGCATCGAGGTCTTCAAGATCCCCTCGAGCTCGATGGAGCCCACCCTCCTCGGAGACTACACGGAGGAACATCAGCGGGCCTCCGCCTGCCCCTATCGCGACGCTCACCGCCACTCCCGCGGCGGAGACCGCATCATGGTCACGAAGTACTACTACGCCGCCTCGGCCGTCGAGCGCTATGACGTCGTCGTCTTCCGCTTTCCCCTCAACCAGTCCCGCAATTTCATCAAGCGCGTCGTGGGCCTGCCCAACGAAGAACTCAAAATCCACCGGGGCAATCTCTACGTCCGGCCGCTCGGAAGCTCCGAACCCTTCCGCATCGCCCCCCGGACCCTCCGCACGCAGGAGTCCGTCTGGATTCCTCTGACGCCCCCCCGGGGATTCCTGGCCGACCGAGCCTCCTTCGAAGGCCGCTGGAGGCGCGCCCCCTCCGGCGGGTCCCACGCCGACTTCGACGTCCAGCAGGGAGAACTCACCACCCACGAGTCCCCCTCGGGCGGCCGCGACATCGCCTTCGTCTGCGAGCGACCGGGCGGAGAAACGGACGCCGACGATCTGCACCTCGAGTTCGAGTTCGAGCTCACGAGCCCGCGCGGCGAGGTCTTCGCGGAGATCGTCAACGCCTACGGGCGCTTCGAGGTGGTGCTGGCCACCGACGCCGAAAGCGAACTTCGCTGGTACGAACCCGGCAGCGAGACCCGCCGTCCCTCCTCGGCACGGATTCTCCGGGACGCCCGGCCGAGCCTGGACCGCCGGATGCATCTTGCCCTTTCCGTCTACGACGGCCGCGCGGTGGCCCGCGTGGACGGCGGAAAGGCGGAGGAGCTGGAGTTCATCACGACGTTGGACGCCCTCAAGCTCAATCCCGACCCGGACCGCCGCGCCGCCTTCGGGGCGCGCGGAGCCACCTTCCGGGCGCGGTCGCTCCGCCTGGCGCGGGACATCCACTACGAAGGCAAGCAGGATCGCGCCCACGGCCTGGGAGAAGACGAAACCGTCCGGATCCCGCCGGGTCACTACGTCATGATGGGCGACAACGTGGGCAGCTCCCACGACTCCCGCGCCTGGGTCCGCAAGCGCTTCGCGCTGGCCGACGGACGCGTCGTCGAGTGCGAGGGCCAGGAGGAGGACAACTTCAAGGCGATGACGAAGGAAGCCGTCATGGCGCGCTACGGGCTGAAGAGGCTTCCGGACAAGATCGTGGCGGCCGACACGTACGGGGTTCCCTGGGCGCTCTACGACGAAGATCCGGGGGACCTGCGGCCCGGCCTCCCCGCCGGCGTCCTCAGGGAGCGCCTGCCCGAGGAGCCTTTCCGCACGATTCCCGAGAAGTTCGTCGTGGGCAAGGCGCTCTGGATCTGGTGGCCCCCCGGCCGCTGGTTCCGGCTGATCCGCTGA
- a CDS encoding DUF6677 family protein: MSSAEEWRMVLLAAGAAFALVGVASRKEPRRAAAFVLAWLLPGAGHVAMGKWKKGLFFLLLLGATYLFGLWIVGFRAVAFDENPFYYVGQYGSGATFLVGRLLADQRAFPREDLPPSWYDPGLLYVCVAGLLNVVLMLNVLEMPVPRRPDAAPSAEGTPAPAVAAPAAEGKSSEAGP; the protein is encoded by the coding sequence ATGAGTTCCGCCGAGGAATGGCGCATGGTGCTCCTGGCCGCGGGGGCCGCCTTCGCCCTGGTCGGGGTGGCCTCCCGGAAAGAGCCCCGGCGCGCGGCGGCGTTCGTCCTGGCCTGGCTTCTGCCGGGGGCGGGGCACGTCGCGATGGGGAAGTGGAAGAAGGGGCTTTTCTTCCTGCTCCTGCTGGGGGCCACGTACCTTTTCGGCCTGTGGATCGTGGGTTTCCGCGCCGTGGCCTTCGACGAGAACCCGTTCTACTACGTGGGCCAGTACGGCTCGGGCGCCACGTTTCTGGTCGGCCGTCTCCTGGCCGACCAGCGGGCGTTTCCGAGGGAGGACCTGCCGCCGAGCTGGTACGACCCGGGGCTTCTTTACGTCTGCGTGGCGGGGCTCCTGAACGTGGTCCTGATGCTGAACGTTCTGGAGATGCCGGTTCCCCGGCGGCCGGACGCGGCTCCCTCGGCGGAGGGGACGCCCGCGCCCGCGGTGGCGGCTCCGGCGGCGGAAGGGAAGTCTTCGGAGGCGGGTCCGTGA
- the lptB gene encoding LPS export ABC transporter ATP-binding protein — protein MNEPLLLQVDGVTKVYGPRKVVDGVSLEVDRGEVVGLLGRNGAGKTTTFRMVIGLVRPNAGRILFRGENVTRLPIYKRARRGMGFLPQEPSVFQRLTVEENLLAILEACGCPRRERRARAMRLLEEYGLARLAPQRAFTLSGGETRRLEICRAMITNPSIILLDEPFSGVDPIAVSELQGFIQQLRRRGIGVLLTDHNVGETLRIVDRAYIINDGRVLTFGPPAEVVENPVVREKYLGANFRMVT, from the coding sequence ATGAACGAGCCTCTCCTTCTTCAGGTCGACGGCGTCACGAAGGTGTACGGCCCGCGGAAGGTCGTCGACGGCGTCAGCCTCGAGGTGGACCGGGGCGAGGTGGTGGGCCTTCTGGGCCGCAACGGCGCCGGCAAGACCACGACGTTTCGGATGGTCATCGGACTGGTGCGGCCGAACGCGGGGCGGATCCTCTTCCGGGGCGAGAACGTCACGCGGTTGCCGATCTACAAGCGCGCGCGCCGGGGGATGGGATTCCTTCCACAGGAGCCTTCGGTATTCCAGCGGCTGACGGTCGAGGAGAACCTCCTGGCGATCCTCGAGGCGTGCGGGTGTCCGCGCCGGGAGCGCCGCGCGCGGGCGATGCGGCTGCTGGAGGAGTACGGGCTGGCGCGCCTGGCTCCTCAAAGGGCGTTCACGCTGTCGGGCGGCGAGACGCGGCGGCTGGAGATCTGCCGGGCGATGATCACGAATCCGTCGATCATCCTTCTGGACGAGCCTTTCTCGGGCGTGGATCCGATCGCGGTGAGCGAGCTTCAGGGATTCATTCAGCAGCTCCGCCGCCGGGGGATCGGGGTGCTTCTGACGGATCACAACGTCGGCGAAACGCTGCGGATCGTGGATCGCGCCTATATAATCAACGACGGCCGGGTTCTGACCTTCGGCCCGCCCGCGGAGGTGGTGGAGAACCCCGTGGTGCGCGAGAAGTATCTGGGCGCCAATTTCCGCATGGTGACATGA